A stretch of the Clostridium botulinum genome encodes the following:
- a CDS encoding acyl-CoA dehydrogenase produces MDFNLTREQQYVKQMVKEFVENEVKPMAAETDATGVFPMENYKKLAKYGVIGLPYPKEYGGTGGDYLSYILAVEEVSKACGTTGIAFSVNTSLCCGAIYQNGTEDQKKKYLPDLCSGKKIGCFGLTEPNAGTDASAGQTIAVRDGDKYILNGQKCFITNAPISDVFVIFAMTDKSKGNKGISAFIVEKEYPGISIGKVEDKMGINGAQVGEIILEDCPVPAENLLGKEGRGFGIAMKTLDGGRIGVAAQGLGIAEGAFNEAKEYMKERKQFGKQLYKFQGIAWRMADMDVRIEQARYLLYKAAMDKNNGKPYSVSAARAKLACTDAAMYVTTEAVQLFGGYGYIKDYPVERMFRDAKITQIYEGTNEVQRMVISGSIFR; encoded by the coding sequence ATGGATTTTAATTTAACTAGAGAGCAACAATATGTAAAACAAATGGTAAAAGAATTTGTAGAAAATGAAGTAAAACCTATGGCTGCTGAAACAGATGCAACAGGTGTATTTCCAATGGAAAATTATAAAAAATTAGCTAAATATGGTGTAATTGGCTTACCTTACCCTAAAGAATACGGTGGAACAGGTGGAGATTATCTATCTTATATTTTAGCAGTAGAAGAAGTTTCAAAGGCTTGCGGTACTACTGGAATAGCATTTTCAGTAAACACTTCTTTATGTTGTGGAGCTATTTATCAAAACGGTACAGAAGATCAGAAAAAAAAATATCTTCCAGATTTATGCTCAGGTAAAAAAATAGGTTGTTTTGGATTAACTGAACCCAATGCAGGTACAGATGCTTCAGCAGGACAAACTATAGCTGTAAGAGATGGAGATAAATATATATTAAATGGACAAAAATGCTTTATAACAAACGCTCCGATATCTGATGTATTTGTTATATTTGCAATGACTGATAAATCTAAAGGAAATAAAGGAATATCAGCATTTATAGTTGAAAAAGAATACCCAGGAATTTCAATTGGTAAAGTTGAAGATAAGATGGGTATAAATGGAGCTCAAGTTGGTGAAATCATACTTGAAGATTGCCCGGTTCCAGCTGAAAACCTACTTGGAAAAGAAGGAAGAGGATTTGGAATAGCTATGAAGACTCTTGATGGAGGAAGAATTGGTGTTGCAGCTCAAGGTCTTGGAATAGCAGAAGGTGCTTTCAATGAAGCTAAAGAATATATGAAAGAAAGAAAACAATTCGGAAAACAATTATATAAATTCCAAGGAATTGCTTGGAGAATGGCTGATATGGATGTAAGAATCGAACAAGCTAGATACTTATTATACAAAGCTGCTATGGATAAAAACAACGGTAAACCATATTCAGTTTCAGCTGCAAGAGCTAAACTTGCTTGCACAGATGCTGCTATGTACGTTACTACTGAAGCTGTTCAATTATTTGGTGGATATGGATACATTAAAGATTATCCAGTAGAAAGAATGTTTAGAGATGCTAAGATAACTCAAATTTACGAAGGAACTAACGAAGTTCAAAGAATGGTTATTTCAGGATCAATATTCAGATAA